The genomic DNA cAGATCAGGACTGCTGGTGGACCAGTCAAGAACATGCATTCTGTCAATTAAGCACTGGTGTTGTATGTGCAGAATTAGGCCTAGTGGTCAACAAACATTAAGTGTCAATTATTTGTACTTGTCAGTTTAAAGATTCAACAGAATTATCAAATTACAGATTCTCTAAGAAAAAAGGAGTTACTTGCATACATTGAGAACattggaatgtttttgttctgaCAATTCACACCCTAATAAGCATACTTACCATAAACTTCTGTACACTTAGTGGGAAGGTTGCAGAATACAGCAGAATTTGCCTTTGTTTAGGCAAAAAGCTCAAAATCTCCTCCATCATCTGCACAAAGTCCTGAGACAGGAGTTTGTCTGCCTGTACGCACACACAATGAAACATAAATGAAACATGTTGGTGGACATTACAGACAatcttaatatttacatttctacTTAAACGATGAATGAATAAGCACTAATAAATCAATGACTAATGCTGTTTGTTGGATCAAATTCTAACTTATAAATATGTGTACAGTGTCTAGAGCAGGTTATGAAACTTTGACAAATATTGTTGCTTAAAGTACCaaaaactagggatgcatcgataccattttttcccaaccgagtacgagtacatgtatttttgtacttgccgataccgatacatatttagaataccgttttttttttttttttaaacacacgtgagaagtgatgagaagtttaatgataccatgtccaaaaatgcacgtcaacaagtagcgagtgatcaaagtgtttgtgcgctgatgtgatgaaatcaaggaggaaaaataaatcgagttgttggatagttcacacctGGCGATCGAGAGccaagttttgatcgccgagcaaacgccgagttgctccagagctcagcgctagatttgccggctcgggagcaactctgttcgctcggcgatcaaaactcgtcTCTCAAGagcgcaggatacggtgtgaggggaaacgcaggagaggagtgtaaacaggtgggacaggggcttaatatagtttatatcagaatacaccggcacacgctttacagtatttctgatttgattctctacaaaacataacaccaacactgcattgcaaaaatatttattaacctccaactcactacagaacatccatactgttcgtgttgccaaatccactcagattcatttatttttcctctttgattttacgctgcacatcagcacacaaacactttgatcactcgctacttgttgacgtgcatttttggacgtggtatcaaacccctcatcacttctcatgaatgtttttgtaaaaaaacaaaaaaaaacgtagtttgggagatcagagaagctcgcctgagattccagttggtgatagatggtgtagtgtgaaaccccctatcaccgatcagtcgtgtggtgtgaaatatacaccgacaaaGACtaccgagtgcaaaagattcagtcatgtagtgtgaactgtacagcgacctgacaaatcagaaaatcgtgtagtgtgaaccaggcataacgcagcaacgtgcactaggtacacggtatcggatgtttagtatcggagcctcgtttgcgagtacgagtacaagttaatgagcgcggtatcgggccaatacccgataccagtatcggtactcatgcatctctaccaAAAACCAAGCTATGCTAAAACAAATGTAGCTGGCGAACCAACCAATGCTGCTAGCTGACCAACTTTTTTGTTTTGACACAACTTACTGCTACATTGCTATGCTGGATGGTAAACATTAGTATTACAGCTAGACAGGTAGCTCACTACTACCAAAAAGCTTTCATACATAATAGATACAAAcaggattttattattatttctcttttaggTCAAAATATCTGCTATTGTTATCTACATGAAGCTGTATCTACATAGAGCTAATTTTGTACATCTCCTGCTTAACTGCTTGTACAGCAGTGTTttttcaaaaaataataataattgtcgcaaacaaaatattaattaaataaacaaattacctGTACCTGAACACCCCCTTGTGAATGCTTTACATTACACCTTGTAAGTggaaccagattgccaccaatttaaatgtaagtatattttgttttgatgcattgtttgtgttgcctgggtcacagtAAAATTCATGGACAAAATGATGGTTGAAAAAGCTTGAAAAACACTGTTGTACACTATATGCAGAAAAAAGAATGCTTTTGTCCAGCACTAACCTCGTCCAATACAATCATCTGCACTTGGCCAACTTTGGCCACACCTTTTTTGATGAGATCCAAAATCCTTCCAGGAGTAGCAATGACAACATGTActgcataaaaaaacaaatccgTCAAGTAAACTGTGCAGTTACTTCAGTGTCAACATTTTCACAAAAGAgccaacttttattttttttagtacaacaaattaaacattaataaaaataatcacacacCTGTCTCATCAAGCCTCATAATGTCATCACGGAGGTTGGTTCCACCTGTGGTTGCCATGACCTTAACTCCACCCATGTGTTTGCTGACCTGGATGCAGATCTGGCTTACCTGTAGAGCCAGTTCTCTAGTGGGAACGATGACCACCGCTGAAATGACAAAAACAGTTGTAAAATAAGCATTTAATCTCTAACTGTCCTGCTTATGTATGTATCTTTAGCATAAATAGCAAGTTTGTTCTAAAAATGCTTACCTTGTATGCTATCCTTCTTTAGATCAATACGTTCAAGTAAGGGAATGAGGTAGGCGCCACTCTTGCCTGTGCCATTCTTTGCCCTAGCCAGAATGTCCCTTCCAGACAAAGCAATAGGAATGCTCTCCTCCTGCAagaaacagacaaaaaacaGATGAGCCAGCAGATCAACACCTCAGGATACAAACTACATGCTCAGGATGAAGCCAtagtcaattattattattattattattatcatcaagtCTGAGCAGATCCTCTTTTACCATTTTGGCTAGTTTAGtcacttaattaaaaaaaaccaaaaaaaaaaaaaaaaacctgtgcaTCAAACCATCCTTAACACCCTTAACATCACTTAAACAATACCACAAAGAAATCAGATTTTACAGAGAGAACAGTAAAAAAATCAGATTTATTTTcactataattatataatttaatgttcaactatatataatttattaagtcaacatgtatgcatgtgtgtattttaaaaataatcattaaaactATTTGCTAAGTTTAGATCAAGCAGTAAGTGAAAAGGTTTAAAATAGGAATATAGTTTTGTTTATCAAGACATTTCTATGTTAgtagttatttattaacatctgGTTTATACACACCTGTATAGGCGATGGTTTCTCCCATCCCATCTCGAAAATGCCCATCAACAGTTCTCGTTTTAGGCAGTAATCTTCAAATTCATTTCCCTTGGTAGCCGTCACATCCTGTAGACAGGAAAGTCAAAGCATTGAAATGACATGACGGCATCAAGGGCTAAATTAATGGCAtttatgatatttatttatttatttattttgatgctTTATGCCATGCTTACAGAGGTTatattcatggcaggaaaggtaggtcattttcatttcagtttatAGACCTTGTAGAGTGTTGTTCTTTAGATGCGCTCTTTTAgaccaatttttttaaataattgaggactgtttttatttcacattttcaataagacagatctgaactgcaggcaggatgaataaggcctggcattgtcttgcttaaATAACCATGGAAGACATCACCCTTATAATAGCATGTGATCATAAACCTAAGAAGCACCTCCATGTCAATGTTTTGCTCAAAAACAATTATACCTAAAAGGTtacttatatataaaaaaacaatcagattaataaattaagtaaaaaaaaaaaaaaaaattgatccATGCTTAGAAAGTTGTTGCAAATTTTGGCataattgaatttttttttatggaCTTACAGAAGTTTTCATGCGCATATCCTTCGGGGGAAGCTTTAAATTCTTCTTCCAGTCATCCCCAGGTCTAAAGAAGTTTTAAGCACAAAAATAGACATTAAAATAATGTGTTATGCTTTTACCCAAGAAAccacagaaaaagaaaatatatagcTATCAAAGCTTAAACTCCAATATTAGCTTATCAATGTGAATTATGCCTTTGAAAATACATAACtcagattatatatatatatgtttataataTACACATTGATCTGACTAAACAAAATGACGTCCTAGCTGTCAAACTGTAAACCTGTAAATAAGTCAAAACCAAAAATCCAAAAATCAACCAAAACATCTGTCAGCTGTGTTCCATATGTCCAAGATTAGTACATAATGATTTTAGCATGGGGATGCAAGTTGAGAACTTGAGAATCATGTTATCTGCATTGGCAGGCGATAACTGAAAAACAATCATCATGGCACTCGAGCAATGCAGTTGAAGACCAGCCCACAATCGCAAACAAAAGAGCAAggatgtttgtttggattttaacaacatgtttaacacgtgtgtcatttaatggcaacaataggtattatgtatccgtctttatattttggtccattcaatattttcatctttatttttatggctgtgaGGCAAGTTAAGACTGTTCTCATGTCGTCTTGTGTAAGAACttcttttatggtttcaggCATGTGCACTTGTTCTCTTTCCTTGGTGTACTTTCCATTcaatcagaatatgttttattgttatagGTGGCAGTGCACATCAGCGTGGTCCTTTTCAGTCAACGATGGAGTCACGCAAGTATTGAGAATTGCCTGAGTGCACAGAGCAATCAGATATATCCAAATTGGGCCAATGTAATGGGGGGGGTTATTTATGTGCTGTTgcagatcatttatttattaaagattaTCTGCAACCGATATGACAAAATCATTTCAAAGTGGtgataaacagatggacagaaattttatttattaggattttaatgtcatgttttacacaatttggttacattcatgacaggacatgtagttactggttacacaagattcatcagttcacaagtctttagtgtcaaacacagtcatggacaattttgtatctccaattcacctcacttgtatgtctctggactgtggaaggaaaccgaagctcccggaggaaacccacgcagacacggagaacatgcgaactctacacagaaaagacccggactgttccgcctgggaatcgaacccaagaccttcttgttgtgaggcaacagtgctacccaccgagccaccatgctggacagatagacaaaaaaaattataatttattacattttaagtaAGGATTATCTGTGACAGGTTTCATGAACCGCATTTACTTCCCTTATTTAATCGCTGTGTCTCTCTTAATGTGTCTGGATGTGAAATTATGGTACGATTTATTAACAGTGCAAGCAGAGTACAATTGCAGCTACAGAGACTAATGTAATGTAAGCTTTAATGTAAAGCTTCTAATGctcttaaatattttttatatgagTTTTACTAATATGAATGTTCCACTGTAAAGGCCAAGATGTGTAAACAATGTCTTTCCCCTCCGACCCCTGTACTTACGCAGACTATCTAATTTGCTAGATTACTTGATGTAATGTGCTTACAAATGTGCAGAAAAAGTCACAACGTGATTTCTAGGAGAACACAACCTTAAAATCAcaaaacataattaaaacaatatattTAGAAAATGTTCTCGTCTTGATTTCTAAAATGTAGTTAATTATTTAATAGCTATTCCAAGGAAAGTGATGGAGTCATAGGTGTAATACATAGACAAGGcatgttaaaaaaaagattagCAAAAATAATGCCCCCACAATCACAATGTAGTATTATGCCTAAAACTGTACTTACTTAATgactgtgtttgctgttgtcaCAGGCTGAGAGTTTCCGTTGTTGATTGTGCTGGAAGCTTTAATCTGAGTGGGCTGCGTCATCTGAGTGCCCCCTCCACCCCCACCAGGTCCACCTACTGGCTTCACAGAGCCTCTCATTTGGCCATTTGGATTCAAGCCCAGAATAACTGGGTTTTCTGTTCTGGCTGTACTCATGTATGCtcagtttgttttttctttctcccCAGAAGAGTGAACTAAACACTGGAAGATATCTTCTTTTGTTCAACAAGCTTTCAAAACGATTTAAAGTTGTCCTTTCCACAGTCCAATACACAAAGTCCAAAAAATAACTTTCACAGGTTCCTCAAGATAGCAGTCTTTTGCGAATGCAAATGTCACTCAAGGAATCCGCTGAAGATTATGCACACAGAAAATAAACTGGAATTCTTTGAAAAAAGTTCCACCCGCTGAAAATTATAGCCTCAAAAACAAGTCAGAGGCTAAACAACCAGACAGTCACTTCAGATATTTTTCGCATCCACTTGTTACTTTTCAGAATGATGCTTTTTTTCAACCTgtgtaaagaaaacaaaatgtcATCAcattttaccaaaaaaaatccaCGGTTCATTCTACACACACGTATATTTTTTCACTTTAAGTTCAGATTTGAAGGGACAGAGCTTACGCCTAACATTTACCTATTAAGAACTGAATTACAATTGCTGCCACCAAGTCTGTGTTTATTCAGCACATTGTAATTTTCCACAGATATGAAAACACCTGTAGTGCCTGTATTTACAGTGGTGGCACTATAATGAGATCAAATAGGGACTGCAGCACAACACAATGTCACAAATTGGCAATGATAAATTACATAACTGTATAATCTGAACATATGCTTAATGTAATTTTCCTTTCAAAAAACACTTTGTACTCGAATAAATCTTAATGGTGCTACACATATACATTAGCGCAAAAATTAACAGGTGCCacttacaaaaaatataatactAATTAAACTGTCCTTAACACATGATAAACAGTTGTTGAGAAACTGAAGTATTACCAAAGTCTGTAGTGTCTTCATTCAAGTTCAGATGTGAGCTGTAACCACAATTACAATCCACTTGTGCCACTGTGGTCAAGAAAGCCAACGTTCAGTTTATGAGCACACGGTCATAATCAGCCAAGCACACAATCTGTACCTGAGATTTTATGTTATGTACACTCCTGTTTTGAAATATTTAAGGGTGTGTAATGCTAACTGTGAGTGCAATCTGCAAtgcctgtataaataaatatacattgtgTGTTAGGGGAGGGGTGCTGAAAGTAAAATAGGATTGGacatttaaatatacaccgatcagccataacattaaaaccacctttgttacttcactcactgtccattttatcagctccacttaccatatacgtagaagcactgtgtagttctacaattactgactgtagtccatctgtttctctacatacctttttaacctgctttcaccctgttcttcaatggtcaggacccacacaagaccaccacaaagtaggtattacttgggtg from Trichomycterus rosablanca isolate fTriRos1 chromosome 11, fTriRos1.hap1, whole genome shotgun sequence includes the following:
- the ddx6 gene encoding probable ATP-dependent RNA helicase ddx6, whose protein sequence is MSTARTENPVILGLNPNGQMRGSVKPVGGPGGGGGGTQMTQPTQIKASSTINNGNSQPVTTANTVIKPGDDWKKNLKLPPKDMRMKTSDVTATKGNEFEDYCLKRELLMGIFEMGWEKPSPIQEESIPIALSGRDILARAKNGTGKSGAYLIPLLERIDLKKDSIQAVVIVPTRELALQVSQICIQVSKHMGGVKVMATTGGTNLRDDIMRLDETVHVVIATPGRILDLIKKGVAKVGQVQMIVLDEADKLLSQDFVQMMEEILSFLPKQRQILLYSATFPLSVQKFMTSYLQKPYEINLMEELTLKGVTQYYAYVTERQKVHCLNTLFSRLQINQSIIFCNSSQRVELLAKKISQLGYSCFYIHAKMRQEHRNRVFHDFRNGLCRNLVCTDLFTRGIDIQAVNVVINFDFPKLGETYLHRIGRSGRFGHLGLAINLITYDDRFNLKGIEEQLGTEIKPIPSSIDKSLYVAEYHSESSEEVKL